From a region of the Paenibacillus segetis genome:
- a CDS encoding carbohydrate ABC transporter permease, translating into MSSAAVNKKKPDDAGIFLKILFYIFLIAGALVSIFPFYWMFVIGTNDKTGAFHVPPLLTPGKEFFNNFQRVLDRTDFFTALGNSVLVASAVTISVVFLCTLAGYAFAKYEFPLKKVLFVFVIATMLVPAQLGVLPLYVIMAKLHWIDSYKALIVPAMVNAFGIFWMRQYISSAVHSELIEAGRIDGGGHFRIFWNIAIPVVTPAMATLGILNFMNVWNDFFWPLVVLKNKEHYTIQLALQQLFTNKDGLDFGMIMSATFTATLPLLIVFLLFSKWIIAGLTSGAIKS; encoded by the coding sequence ATGAGCTCAGCAGCAGTGAATAAGAAAAAACCTGATGATGCGGGAATTTTTCTCAAGATTTTGTTTTATATCTTTTTGATTGCAGGAGCGCTTGTATCGATCTTTCCGTTCTACTGGATGTTTGTCATTGGTACAAATGATAAAACAGGAGCTTTTCATGTTCCACCGTTATTGACACCAGGGAAGGAATTTTTCAATAACTTTCAACGTGTTTTAGATCGGACGGACTTTTTCACAGCCTTAGGAAATTCAGTATTGGTTGCATCCGCAGTAACCATTTCTGTTGTATTCCTCTGTACATTAGCGGGCTATGCGTTTGCCAAGTATGAATTTCCACTAAAAAAAGTATTATTTGTCTTTGTTATTGCAACGATGCTTGTACCCGCGCAATTGGGTGTTCTTCCTTTGTATGTAATCATGGCCAAACTGCATTGGATTGATAGCTATAAAGCTCTGATCGTTCCAGCAATGGTTAATGCATTCGGAATATTCTGGATGAGACAGTATATTTCCTCTGCCGTGCATTCTGAATTAATCGAAGCAGGGCGGATTGATGGCGGGGGTCACTTCCGTATTTTCTGGAATATAGCGATTCCTGTAGTAACTCCAGCAATGGCGACATTGGGAATCCTCAATTTTATGAACGTATGGAATGATTTCTTCTGGCCGTTAGTTGTACTAAAGAATAAAGAGCACTATACGATTCAGCTTGCACTACAACAATTGTTTACAAACAAAGATGGTTTGGATTTTGGGATGATTATGTCCGCAACATTTACGGCTACTTTGCCGCTATTGATCGTGTTCTTATTGTTTAGCAAATGGATTATTGCCGGTCTAACTTCGGGTGCAATTAAAAGTTAA
- a CDS encoding carbohydrate ABC transporter permease — protein MAEPATATPAQLIKSKKPFLNETRRSRITAYTFISPFFILFAIFGLYPILFTIYLSFFKWDALGPMKYVGFKNYHLIIDDPTFWISFSNTLIMALMGTVPQLILALFVAVMLNSAINRYKKTFRLLFFMPNITSIVAVTLVFSTMFGNNGMINWVLNSLGMDNVAFNSGWWGVKIAISTMVMWRWMGYNAIIFLSGLQSIPTDIYEASRIDGANRSQQLLFITLPLLRPFILFVTLISTIGSLQLFTEPYVFLGQSGSGATRQEGVTMVTYLYNEAFSNGFFGTAAASAVMLLIATIFFSVLNMVLSNRLGGDTGGKEA, from the coding sequence GCTACTGCAACGCCAGCCCAACTCATTAAAAGCAAAAAGCCATTTCTGAATGAGACAAGACGGAGTCGAATTACAGCGTATACGTTTATCTCTCCTTTCTTTATCTTGTTTGCTATCTTTGGTTTATATCCGATATTATTTACGATTTATTTGTCCTTTTTTAAATGGGATGCGCTTGGTCCTATGAAATATGTAGGGTTTAAAAATTACCATCTAATAATTGATGATCCAACCTTTTGGATTTCATTCAGTAATACACTGATCATGGCTTTAATGGGAACGGTACCCCAGCTCATACTAGCCTTATTTGTGGCAGTCATGCTCAATTCTGCGATCAATCGATATAAAAAGACTTTTCGTTTGTTGTTTTTCATGCCGAACATTACTTCCATCGTTGCCGTAACGTTAGTATTCAGTACGATGTTTGGTAACAACGGTATGATTAACTGGGTGCTAAATAGTCTGGGAATGGATAATGTAGCATTTAACTCGGGATGGTGGGGCGTAAAAATTGCAATCTCTACTATGGTGATGTGGCGCTGGATGGGATATAACGCGATTATTTTCTTATCTGGTCTTCAAAGCATTCCAACCGATATTTATGAGGCATCACGAATTGATGGAGCTAATCGAAGTCAGCAATTATTGTTTATTACACTACCGTTATTACGTCCATTTATTTTGTTTGTTACCCTAATCTCTACAATTGGTTCACTTCAACTCTTTACTGAACCGTATGTATTCCTTGGGCAATCGGGTTCAGGAGCAACTCGTCAAGAGGGCGTTACCATGGTTACTTATCTTTACAATGAGGCCTTCAGTAATGGATTCTTTGGTACGGCGGCTGCATCAGCTGTTATGCTGTTAATCGCTACTATTTTCTTCTCCGTCCTGAATATGGTCTTATCTAACCGTTTGGGTGGAGACACAGGGGGGAAAGAAGCATGA